The Perca fluviatilis chromosome 24, GENO_Pfluv_1.0, whole genome shotgun sequence genome has a window encoding:
- the LOC120554201 gene encoding zinc finger MYM-type protein 1-like produces MNSGQRRDVQKVIVGEEHQQEWSSSLDQEDTQPPHIKEEQDELRINQDGEQLQGLEEADITKFPFTPVPVKSEDDEEKPEFSQLHQRQIEAIKTEADGEDCGGPEPAMKSDPDTHLQPDTDDKTGDSSEPETDASDEETREPQSGLNSRNNYRFPVGDSRCTTGEKAFSCSECGKRFGTNGHLKRHMGTHTGEKPFSCSVCMKAFRESGSLKRHMRIHTGDKPFKPPKPCKLTITQITFVEIMAAAKPNSVIDLQKNPFTRRSLEEKKRIKDLGPDQPDLQIQQQASDRGRNYTRGFTRSCYGKRSWLAGCDVSNAFFCFPCLLFQSVGTEVLWTTTGVRDLKHLSEKCKRHESSRSHLDNSMKLTFFGRVSIAEQLDEGYRIGIRRHNEEVTKHRHILSTIIDRVKFCGAFELALRGHDESESSDNPGMFRGWVDFAASLDGALKEHLDRATVFKGTSKTIQNELLDCMLSVTREQIIKEVQTSDFLSIQADETTDIATQPQLLLVLRYIDAKNNVQERFFEFIPLQSATAESVATALKGRLATVLPEDQKSKLICQAYDGATTSAVQRKIQDVYPNAHYIHCYAHQLNLIMQQATSHISKVRIFFSNIGGFSSFFSKSPKRTCFLDEVVAHRLPRSGTVRWNFHSRAISTVFEHRDDLIRCFESIQDSGDFDPNTVREAGALAMLLEDQDFKFFLELYHHITPHVDFLCAKLQEKNIDSVHIKGSIRQFQQEIQKIRNSLHSIGEQSSGSRPTKRRRALSPEDRERIAAEVCDTILGHTRERFSFADHLVCATLLQGDRFEEYKDTFPEDALSSTMKAYPMLSGSKLKTELSLIYSKEEFKACRGAVDLFQLFMENNLEEVFSETVTLLKVVITTPMTTAEAERCFSTSKRIKTFLRNPVTQERLNALAMLSMEKRLVTEMTDFNQRVIEKFAGQNERRATFMFK; encoded by the exons ATGAACTCTGGCCAGCGGAGAG ATGTCCAGAAAGTGATTGTTGGTGAAGAACATCAGCAGGAGTGGAGCTCCAGTCTGGACCAGGAGGACACACagcccccacacattaaagaggaacaggacgAACTCCGGATCAATCAGGatggagagcagcttcaagggctggaggaggctgatatcaccaagttcccattcactcctgtccctgtgaagagtgaagatgatgaagagaaacCTGAGttctcacagcttcatcaaagacaaaTTGAAGCGATcaaaacagaagctgatggagaggactgtggaggaccagaaccagccatgAAATCAGATCCAGATACACATTTACAACCAGATACTGATGAcaagactggagactcttctgaacctgagactgatgccAGCGATGAAGAGActagagaacctcagtcaggtcTAAACTCTCGGAATAATTATAGATTCCCTGTTGGTGATTCAAGATGTACTACCGGTGAGAAAGcatttagctgctctgagtgtgggaaaagatttggcACCAATGGAcatctgaagagacacatgggaacccacacaggagagaaaccatttagctgctcagtctgtatgAAGGCTTTTAGAGAGAGTGGAAGTTTAAAGAGACACATGAGAATTCACACAGGAGACAAACCATTCAAGCCGCCAAAGCCTTGCAAGCTGACGATCACACAAATCACTTTCGTAGAGATAATGGCAGCAGCCAAACCAAATTCTGTCATTGACTTACAAAAAAACCCTTTCACAAGGCGATCgctggaagaaaaaaagcgGATAAAGGATCTCGGACCGGACCAACCCGACTTACAAATCCAGCAGCAGGCCAGTGACCGAGGACGAAACTACACCCGGGGCTTCACCCGCTCTTGTTATGGGAAACGGAGTTGGCTGGCTGGATGTGATGTTAGCAATGCCTTTTTCTGCTTTCCctgtcttttatttcaaagtgtcggCACTGAGGTTTTGTGGACAACAACGGGGGTAAGGGACCTAAAACATCTCTCTGAAAAATGCAAACGTCATGAAAGTAGTCGCAGCCATCTTGATAATAGCATGAAGCTAACGTTTTTTGGCAGAGTTAGCATTGCTGAACAACTGGATGAAGGCTACAGGATTGGCATTCGAAGGCACAACGAAGAGGTGACAAAACACCGACACATACTGTCCACGATAATAGACCGTGTGAAATTTTGTGGAGCCTTCGAGTTGGCTTTACGTGGCCACGATGAGAGTGAGAGCTCAGATAACCCCGGGATGTTTCGCGGGTGGGTGGATTTTGCTGCCTCTCTTGACGGAGCTTTGAAAGAGCACCTTGACAGGGCCACTGTATTTAAGGGAACATCAAAAACTATACAGAACGAGCTATTGGACTGTATGTTGTCTGTGACAAGAGAACAAATAATCAAAGAAGTCCAGACAAGTGATTTTTTATCAATCCAGGCAGATGAAACAACAGATATTGCCACACAGCCCCAACTTTTGCTTGTGCTGCGCTACATCGACGCCAAAAACAACGTGCAGGAAAGATTTTTTGAGTTCATCCCCCTGCAGTCCGCTACAGCTGAGTCCGTTGCTACTGCACTAAAAGGGCGTCTTGCTACTGTCCTTCCTGAGGATCAGAAAAGTAAGCTCATCTGCCAGGCATATGATGGGGCCACCACTTCAGCTGTTCAGAGGAAAATTCAAGATGTGTACCCAAATGCCCACTACATCCACTGCTATGCACATCAGCTCAACCTGATAATGCAACAGGCCACCTCTCACATATCCAAggtgagaatttttttttctaacattgGTGGATTTTCCAGCTTTTTTTCCAAGTCACCCAAGCGGACATGTTTTCTGGATGAAGTGGTTGCCCATAGACTGCCAAGATCCGGCACCGTTAGATGGAACTTTCATAGCCGTGCCATCAGTACTGTTTTTGAGCACAGAGATGATCTCATTCGCTGTTTTGAGAGCATACAAGACTCCGGAGACTTTGACCCCAATACTGTCAGAGAAGCAGGAGCCCTAGCCATGCTACTGGAGGATCAGGATTTTAAGTTCTTTCTGGAACTTTATCACCACATCACGCCACATGTAGACTTCCTCTGTGCCAAGCTCCAGGAGAAGAACATTGATTCGGTCCATATCAAAGGGAGCATCCGACAGTTCCAACAGGAAATACAAAAGATCAG AAACTCTCTCCATTCCATTGGTGAGCAAAGCAGTGGTTCTCGGCCAACAAAGAGGCGCCGGGCGCTCAGTCCAGAAGACCGCGAAAGAATTGCAGCGGAG GTCTGTGACACCATCCTGGGACACACTAGGGAGCGTTTCTCCTTCGCAGACCACCTCGTCTGTGCCACCTTGTTGCAGGGGGACAGGTTTGAGGAGTACAAGGATACCTTTCCTGAAGATGCATTGAGCAGCACCATGAAAGCGTACCCGATGCTCAGTGGAAGCAAGCTGAAGACAGAGCTCAGTCTCATCTACAGCAAGGAAGAGTTCAAAGCCTGCCGTGGTGCCGTGGACCTATTCCAGCTGTTCATGGAGAATAATCTCGAGGAAGTCTTTTCCGAAACTGTGACTCTCCTAAAAGTTGTCATTACCACACCCATGACCACGGCTGAAGCTGAGAGGTGCTTCTCAACCTCGAAAAGAATAAAAACTTTTCTCAGAAACCCCGTGACCCAGGAGAGGCTGAATGCACTGGCCATGCTGTCCATGGAAAAGAGACTTGTTACTGAGATGACTGACTTTAATCAGAGAGTCATTGAGAAATTTGCTGGCCAGAACGAAAGGAGAGCAACATTTATGTTCAAGTAG